From a single Paenibacillus sp. FSL W8-0426 genomic region:
- a CDS encoding L-lactate dehydrogenase, whose translation MVDHAMLKPSRVVIVGMGAVGTTTGYTLMLRQRSSELVFVDVNHDKAVGEMLDMNHGLPFTGGVKVWAGDYSDCKDADIIIITAGASQKPGETRIDLLKRNASIFKDIIERITAVNSHGILLIATNPVDILSYTSWKQSGWPASRVIGSGTLLDSARFRYLIGKNKGIDPRSIHAHIIGEHGDSEVPVWSLANVAGTDLELSEEEQQDIFDRTKNAAYEIINAKGATSYAIALALDRIVAAILGNEGSVLNVSTLLEDYNGVSDVYLGVPCIVDRNGVREILPLPLNETEKLAFQASANKLKEQISGLE comes from the coding sequence ATGGTAGATCATGCAATGCTTAAGCCAAGCCGTGTCGTTATTGTAGGCATGGGTGCGGTAGGAACAACGACCGGGTACACGCTCATGTTGCGGCAGCGTTCTTCCGAGCTGGTGTTCGTGGACGTAAATCATGACAAAGCAGTCGGTGAAATGCTGGATATGAACCACGGCCTACCGTTCACAGGAGGCGTCAAGGTATGGGCAGGCGATTATTCGGATTGCAAGGATGCAGATATCATCATTATTACGGCGGGGGCATCCCAGAAGCCGGGCGAAACCCGGATTGATCTGTTGAAAAGAAATGCGAGCATTTTCAAAGACATTATCGAGCGCATTACGGCAGTCAATTCCCATGGAATTCTGCTCATTGCGACGAATCCTGTAGATATTTTATCCTATACGTCCTGGAAGCAAAGCGGTTGGCCGGCTTCGCGGGTCATCGGTTCCGGCACACTGCTTGACAGTGCGCGTTTTCGCTACCTTATCGGCAAAAACAAAGGCATCGATCCGCGCAGCATCCATGCCCATATTATCGGCGAGCACGGTGATTCCGAAGTCCCGGTATGGAGCTTGGCCAACGTGGCCGGCACGGATCTTGAGCTAAGCGAAGAAGAACAACAAGACATTTTTGACCGCACCAAAAACGCGGCTTATGAGATTATTAATGCCAAAGGAGCCACATCCTATGCCATTGCGCTTGCTCTCGATCGCATCGTCGCCGCCATTCTGGGCAACGAAGGCTCCGTGCTGAACGTATCCACCTTGCTTGAGGATTACAATGGTGTATCGGATGTATATCTTGGCGTACCTTGCATCGTTGACCGAAACGGCGTTCGCGAAATTTTGCCTCTGCCGTTGAACGAAACGGAAAAGCTTGCTTTCCAGGCTTCGGCCAACAAACTAAAGGAGCAAATTTCCGGGCTGGAATAG
- a CDS encoding cell wall hydrolase, translated as MAVIKANTNDVRLLARLMRAEAEGDGDQGMLMVGNVGVNRVLADCLDFADIRDINRMVFQNPGGFESTQKGYFYQRARQSEIRLAQRVINGERIWPASNSLWFFRPAGECPPTWFNQQNTGRFKAHCFFSPTGEDCPSVY; from the coding sequence ATGGCTGTAATCAAGGCCAATACGAACGACGTCAGGCTGCTTGCGCGACTGATGAGAGCCGAAGCCGAAGGTGATGGCGATCAGGGTATGCTTATGGTAGGCAATGTCGGCGTCAACAGAGTGTTGGCAGATTGCCTGGATTTTGCCGACATCAGGGACATCAACCGTATGGTATTTCAGAATCCCGGAGGCTTTGAATCCACGCAAAAAGGCTACTTTTATCAGCGTGCAAGGCAATCCGAAATTCGCCTGGCCCAGCGCGTCATCAATGGCGAACGAATCTGGCCGGCCAGCAATTCGCTTTGGTTCTTCCGTCCGGCAGGCGAATGTCCGCCAACCTGGTTTAACCAGCAAAATACGGGACGATTCAAGGCACACTGTTTCTTCAGTCCGACTGGCGAAGATTGTCCGAGTGTATATTAA
- a CDS encoding RNA polymerase sigma factor — protein MANRLQLLLASDFHHLSPALQEEVYYEYYNMVHGLIVYMIKEYSAAEDIIQEAFIKIIKNKPVFEDEAKLKAWLKVVTRNTAINYLRKNKKNRNQLDVDGVFIDMEAMNQTSASVETTVETQMMQESIEHYLAQLKPEYRVLVEMRWKQGLSYREMADLLDTSEEIVKQRLFRARGSIKKQLHKEWGGNVEQRQIR, from the coding sequence ATGGCCAATCGGCTTCAATTATTGTTAGCTTCCGATTTTCACCATTTGAGCCCTGCACTGCAGGAAGAAGTATATTACGAATATTACAATATGGTTCATGGACTCATTGTATATATGATCAAGGAATACAGCGCTGCTGAAGACATTATCCAGGAAGCCTTCATCAAAATTATTAAAAACAAGCCGGTTTTCGAGGATGAAGCCAAATTGAAGGCATGGCTGAAAGTAGTAACCCGGAATACGGCCATTAATTATTTGAGAAAAAATAAAAAAAACCGTAACCAGTTGGATGTAGACGGTGTTTTTATAGATATGGAGGCGATGAATCAAACAAGCGCATCGGTTGAAACGACCGTTGAAACGCAGATGATGCAGGAATCGATCGAACATTATCTGGCCCAGCTCAAACCTGAATACCGGGTGCTGGTGGAAATGCGCTGGAAGCAAGGCTTGTCCTATCGGGAAATGGCCGATCTGTTGGATACATCCGAGGAAATCGTTAAACAGCGCCTGTTTAGAGCCAGGGGCAGTATCAAGAAGCAATTACATAAGGAATGGGGTGGAAACGTTGAGCAAAGGCAAATTCGATAA
- a CDS encoding DUF2500 domain-containing protein, with amino-acid sequence MGIESSWMFDFFGTVFPVVFVLIIGIVLLSMGKEIWRWGKNNAEPLLMVSSRITGRRMQVQQSHAEPGSSARTLYYVTFEVESGDRMEFRVSGEEYGLCSEGDEGRLSFKGTRYVGFERNNRLYTERVRG; translated from the coding sequence TTGGGAATTGAATCATCATGGATGTTTGATTTTTTTGGAACCGTCTTTCCGGTCGTATTTGTCCTGATTATCGGTATCGTTCTTCTGTCGATGGGAAAAGAGATATGGAGGTGGGGGAAAAACAACGCCGAACCGCTGCTTATGGTTTCCTCGCGAATTACCGGAAGAAGAATGCAAGTCCAGCAATCGCACGCCGAACCCGGAAGCTCTGCCCGTACATTATACTATGTCACGTTTGAAGTCGAGAGCGGGGACCGAATGGAGTTCAGGGTTAGCGGCGAAGAATACGGCCTTTGCTCTGAAGGAGACGAAGGGCGTCTCTCTTTCAAGGGAACCCGTTATGTGGGATTTGAACGGAACAACCGACTGTATACGGAGCGCGTGCGCGGGTAA
- a CDS encoding amidohydrolase family protein, translating to MCLVEKGYLLKNGCVLSMDPSVGQYARADVLIEGSIITAIRPDLECEEAIVIDASDMIILPGLVDTHRHVWESLLRTAGTNWSLPVYLQNLYYGAMGSKLRPQDSYIANLLGSLEALNAGVTTILDWSMPYTPDHTDELVRGLRDAGIRAVFAYGVPGETEYWNRESRLTYSADVRRVKLQHFSSNDQLLTFGLAIRGPEFSHWDTAVDEIRLARELDAICSMHAGFGSWGSVDRSVARMAEHGLLGPDVNLVHGNTMGIDEYKLLADSGASLSVTPEVEMMMGHGYPATGAFLEQGGTPTLGVDVVTSTGGDMFSQMKFALQAERAKMNELALENGEMPGELNLQSRQVLRFATSAGAQALGLGSKVGTLAPGKEADLIMIRTTDLNLFPVHDPIGAVVQFANPSNLDTVFVAGRLVKQGGKLIGVDLDKIRRQAMESKVYLLQQYRFSDAERIVYS from the coding sequence ATGTGTCTTGTGGAAAAAGGTTATTTGCTCAAAAATGGCTGCGTATTGTCCATGGATCCTTCGGTAGGTCAGTATGCCCGGGCGGATGTACTGATTGAAGGTTCAATCATTACGGCAATAAGGCCTGATCTGGAATGTGAGGAAGCGATCGTGATCGATGCTTCCGACATGATTATTCTGCCCGGGTTGGTGGATACCCACCGCCATGTATGGGAATCGCTGCTGCGTACCGCGGGAACGAACTGGTCCTTGCCCGTTTATTTGCAAAATCTTTATTATGGGGCGATGGGCAGCAAGCTTCGACCGCAAGACAGTTATATCGCCAATTTGCTCGGTTCATTGGAAGCGCTTAATGCAGGCGTGACCACGATCCTCGATTGGAGCATGCCCTATACGCCGGACCATACGGATGAGCTTGTTCGGGGGTTGCGCGATGCCGGCATTCGGGCTGTGTTTGCGTACGGGGTTCCCGGAGAGACCGAATATTGGAATCGGGAAAGCCGTTTGACATATTCAGCCGATGTGAGAAGGGTGAAGCTGCAGCATTTTTCTTCGAACGACCAATTATTAACGTTTGGACTCGCTATACGGGGACCCGAATTCAGTCACTGGGATACAGCGGTGGACGAAATTCGTCTTGCCCGCGAGCTGGATGCGATCTGCTCCATGCATGCAGGGTTTGGCAGCTGGGGCTCGGTGGACCGCTCGGTGGCCAGGATGGCTGAACACGGTTTGCTTGGCCCGGACGTCAATTTGGTGCACGGCAATACCATGGGCATCGACGAATATAAGCTGCTCGCCGATAGCGGTGCTTCGTTATCGGTGACGCCGGAAGTGGAAATGATGATGGGACATGGCTATCCTGCAACGGGTGCTTTTCTGGAGCAAGGAGGCACGCCGACGCTTGGCGTCGATGTCGTGACATCAACGGGTGGAGACATGTTCTCCCAGATGAAATTTGCGTTGCAAGCCGAACGGGCCAAAATGAACGAGCTCGCGCTGGAAAACGGAGAGATGCCCGGCGAGCTGAATTTGCAGTCCAGGCAAGTGTTGCGGTTTGCAACATCGGCAGGTGCGCAGGCGCTGGGACTTGGAAGCAAAGTGGGTACGCTTGCCCCAGGCAAGGAAGCTGACCTGATCATGATCCGCACCACGGATCTCAATCTGTTCCCGGTGCATGATCCGATAGGCGCCGTCGTGCAATTTGCGAATCCTTCCAACTTGGATACCGTATTTGTCGCAGGACGGCTTGTGAAGCAGGGGGGCAAACTCATCGGCGTGGATTTGGACAAGATTCGACGCCAGGCCATGGAAAGCAAAGTGTACTTGCTTCAGCAATATCGGTTTAGCGACGCAGAACGAATCGTATATTCCTGA
- a CDS encoding glucose 1-dehydrogenase, with amino-acid sequence MSFTDQVVIVTGAAQGIGRNVAEAYALAGAKVVLADHQEAEGAAAAASIRHEGGEAVFVHCDVRKEEEIIRLVGTAVKEFGRVDILINNAGVARWKSPYDLTVDEWDDVLNTNARSCFLASREAAKYMRNNERGGSIVNMASTRALMSEPDTEAYAASKGAIVALTHALAISLGKDRIRVNCISPGWVETGNIDELKPEDHEQHPSGRVGVPSDIARACLYLTDPDNTFVTGTNLTVDGGMTRKMIYED; translated from the coding sequence ATGTCATTTACAGATCAAGTTGTCATCGTTACGGGAGCCGCGCAAGGAATCGGAAGAAACGTGGCGGAGGCCTATGCGCTGGCGGGTGCCAAGGTGGTGCTTGCCGACCATCAGGAAGCCGAGGGAGCTGCCGCCGCAGCTTCGATCCGCCATGAAGGCGGAGAAGCTGTTTTTGTTCACTGCGACGTCCGAAAGGAAGAAGAGATCATTCGGCTGGTGGGTACGGCGGTGAAGGAGTTCGGGCGCGTGGACATTCTCATCAACAATGCCGGCGTGGCACGCTGGAAATCCCCTTATGATCTTACGGTAGACGAATGGGACGATGTGCTTAACACCAATGCTAGAAGCTGTTTTCTTGCGAGCCGTGAGGCGGCCAAGTATATGAGAAACAATGAACGGGGCGGGTCCATCGTCAACATGGCATCCACGCGTGCTTTGATGTCCGAGCCTGACACGGAAGCGTATGCAGCATCCAAAGGTGCCATCGTGGCTCTCACTCATGCGCTCGCCATATCGCTTGGCAAGGATCGAATTCGGGTCAATTGTATCAGTCCGGGATGGGTCGAAACAGGAAATATAGACGAGTTGAAGCCGGAAGACCATGAGCAGCACCCTTCAGGTCGGGTTGGAGTCCCTTCGGATATTGCCCGCGCTTGCTTATATCTGACTGATCCGGACAATACCTTTGTCACGGGTACCAACTTGACGGTGGATGGAGGAATGACCCGGAAAATGATATATGAGGACTAG
- the gerQ gene encoding spore coat protein GerQ — protein MSSVSPTPTMVSPTATSVPPLVSSGAPMTPAGGVVTTTAPQFEQSYIENILRLNLGKFGTFYMTYEGNKEWNARIFQGIIEAAGRDHIIISDPKTGKRIMLLMVNFDYATFDEPLTYQYPGVIGNVPQAPSRY, from the coding sequence ATGTCTTCCGTTTCGCCGACTCCAACCATGGTGTCTCCAACGGCTACCAGCGTGCCGCCGCTTGTTTCCAGCGGAGCGCCCATGACACCTGCCGGCGGCGTAGTCACAACAACGGCTCCCCAGTTTGAGCAGTCTTACATCGAGAACATTTTGCGCCTGAATCTCGGCAAATTCGGTACGTTCTACATGACCTATGAAGGAAACAAAGAATGGAACGCCCGCATTTTCCAAGGCATCATCGAAGCGGCCGGCCGGGATCATATCATTATCAGTGATCCAAAAACAGGCAAACGCATCATGCTGCTTATGGTGAACTTCGATTATGCAACATTCGATGAGCCGCTTACTTATCAATACCCTGGCGTGATCGGCAACGTTCCTCAAGCGCCAAGCAGATACTAA
- a CDS encoding hemolysin family protein codes for MLNLLAIAFLVLMNGFFVSAEFAMVKVRGSRIEALVEAGNKKAVYASNIVNNLDAYLSACQLGITLASLGLGWLGEPAIAHLLEPMFTAFGLGPIYVHGISIVIAFVIITILHIVLGELAPKTMAIRKSETITLWSAALLTYFYKLMYPFIWALNGMANSLLKAFRMAPVSELDEAHSEDELRILMKESNKSGLIDNTELALVDNIFDFTATTAREIMIPRTEMICLNANQSMLENLEIASESMRTRYPVYNGDKDHIIGFIHIKDLMRSQLTDTISIIRPILAVPESTPISELLKRMQRSKNQIAILIDEYGGTSGLVTLEDIMEEIVGEIQDEFDQERPAFVKVGETEYSIDGLMLIEEVNGLLGLEMDHDDYDTIGGWLYSRVQTIPPEVGQSAEYDGYVFVIQETEHKRISRVSAIRLEQLSEGEGA; via the coding sequence ATTTTAAACTTGTTAGCAATTGCATTTTTGGTGCTGATGAATGGCTTTTTTGTCTCGGCTGAATTTGCCATGGTGAAGGTGCGCGGCAGCCGGATTGAAGCTTTGGTGGAAGCAGGAAACAAAAAGGCAGTTTATGCCTCCAATATCGTGAACAATCTCGATGCTTATTTGTCCGCTTGCCAATTGGGCATTACGTTGGCCTCGCTTGGGTTGGGATGGCTGGGGGAACCTGCCATTGCACATCTGCTTGAGCCGATGTTTACCGCATTTGGACTAGGTCCGATCTATGTACATGGAATCTCGATCGTGATTGCTTTTGTTATCATAACGATTCTGCATATCGTACTGGGGGAACTTGCTCCCAAAACGATGGCAATCCGCAAGTCCGAGACGATTACGTTGTGGTCTGCGGCATTGCTGACGTATTTTTACAAACTGATGTATCCGTTCATCTGGGCACTAAATGGCATGGCCAACAGCTTGCTCAAAGCGTTCCGCATGGCCCCGGTATCCGAACTCGATGAGGCCCATAGCGAAGATGAACTACGTATTCTGATGAAAGAAAGCAATAAGAGCGGTTTAATTGACAATACTGAATTGGCGCTTGTTGATAATATATTCGATTTTACGGCAACAACCGCCCGTGAAATCATGATTCCGCGGACGGAAATGATCTGTCTGAACGCCAATCAGTCCATGCTTGAAAATTTGGAGATTGCCAGTGAAAGCATGCGAACCCGCTATCCGGTCTATAATGGCGATAAAGACCATATTATCGGTTTTATCCATATCAAAGACTTGATGCGTTCCCAGCTTACGGACACCATCTCCATTATCAGGCCTATTCTCGCCGTGCCGGAATCCACGCCGATCAGCGAGCTCCTCAAACGCATGCAGCGCAGCAAAAACCAGATTGCCATCCTTATTGATGAATACGGAGGTACCTCCGGTCTGGTTACCCTTGAGGATATCATGGAAGAGATCGTGGGCGAGATTCAGGATGAGTTCGACCAAGAGCGTCCTGCCTTTGTGAAGGTTGGTGAGACGGAATACTCCATTGACGGCCTGATGCTGATTGAAGAGGTCAATGGACTGTTGGGTTTGGAAATGGATCATGACGATTACGATACGATTGGAGGATGGCTGTACTCAAGAGTACAGACGATCCCTCCGGAAGTCGGGCAATCGGCAGAATACGACGGTTATGTATTTGTCATTCAGGAAACCGAGCATAAACGAATCTCCCGCGTTAGCGCGATCAGACTGGAGCAGCTCTCCGAAGGGGAGGGAGCCTAA
- a CDS encoding amino acid permease has protein sequence MSKNEARAALFRKKQISVEGDSGSGLKRALGALDLTTLGVGAIIGTGIFVLTGVAAAEHAGPGLVLSFLLAGLICSFAALCYSEFASTVPASGSAYTYSYTAFGEVIAWVLGWDLILEYGFASAAVASGWSGYFQTLLSGFGIQLPHAWTSAFDPEKGTYFDVTAAVITLIITFLLTRGVKEAARANGIMVGIKIIVVLIFIGVGVFYVQPANWQPFLPFGLSGVTAGAATVFFAYIGFDAVSTAAEEVKRPQRDLPIGIIASLAICTLLYIVVSLILTGIVPFHMLNVADPVAFAFEFVHLTGLSWIVALGAITGITTVLLVMMYGQTRLLYSMSRDGLLSPVFSKISGKSQTPAAGTWLAGIIIALFSGFISLGRLAELTNIGTLFAFAVVSLGIIVLRKNHPDLKRGFKVPLVPYIPILSAIGCVYLMTRLEMLTWIVFFVWLFIGLLIYFTYGRHYSHLNPLRPVSKQSENKGRR, from the coding sequence ATGAGCAAAAACGAAGCAAGAGCTGCATTATTCAGAAAAAAGCAAATCTCGGTTGAAGGTGATTCAGGCAGTGGTTTGAAACGGGCGCTTGGAGCTTTGGATCTGACGACCCTTGGAGTAGGGGCCATCATTGGAACAGGAATTTTTGTCCTCACCGGTGTAGCCGCTGCCGAACATGCCGGACCTGGACTGGTGCTGTCCTTTTTGTTGGCAGGCCTTATTTGTTCCTTTGCCGCGTTATGTTATTCCGAATTCGCTTCAACCGTGCCTGCTTCGGGCAGTGCATATACTTACAGCTACACGGCTTTTGGCGAGGTCATCGCCTGGGTTTTGGGATGGGACCTTATTCTGGAATATGGATTTGCCAGCGCGGCGGTCGCGAGTGGTTGGTCGGGGTATTTTCAGACATTGCTTTCGGGTTTCGGCATTCAATTGCCGCACGCATGGACAAGCGCCTTTGATCCGGAAAAAGGAACCTACTTTGACGTTACGGCCGCTGTGATTACGTTAATCATTACGTTTCTGCTTACGCGCGGCGTCAAGGAAGCGGCACGCGCCAATGGCATTATGGTCGGGATCAAAATCATCGTGGTGCTGATCTTCATCGGCGTTGGGGTATTTTATGTGCAGCCGGCGAATTGGCAGCCGTTTCTGCCGTTTGGCCTTTCGGGCGTAACCGCCGGTGCGGCTACCGTGTTTTTCGCTTATATCGGTTTCGATGCGGTGTCCACGGCAGCCGAAGAGGTCAAACGACCGCAGCGCGACCTGCCGATCGGCATCATTGCATCGTTAGCCATTTGTACGCTCCTTTATATTGTCGTGTCGCTGATTCTGACCGGCATCGTTCCTTTCCATATGTTAAACGTTGCGGATCCCGTAGCCTTTGCGTTTGAGTTCGTTCATTTGACCGGATTATCCTGGATAGTCGCTCTGGGTGCCATTACGGGAATAACGACGGTGCTGCTTGTCATGATGTACGGACAGACACGTTTGCTTTATTCGATGTCGCGGGACGGCCTGTTGTCTCCCGTCTTTTCCAAAATCAGCGGCAAAAGCCAGACTCCGGCTGCGGGCACTTGGCTCGCAGGCATCATCATTGCGCTGTTCTCCGGATTCATTTCCCTGGGGCGCTTGGCGGAGCTGACGAATATCGGCACGTTGTTTGCTTTTGCCGTAGTGAGTCTCGGGATCATCGTATTGCGTAAAAACCATCCGGACTTGAAACGAGGATTTAAAGTGCCATTGGTGCCGTACATTCCGATCCTTAGTGCCATAGGCTGCGTATATTTGATGACTCGGCTGGAAATGTTGACCTGGATCGTGTTTTTTGTGTGGCTGTTCATCGGATTGTTGATCTACTTCACGTATGGCAGGCATTACAGCCACTTGAATCCACTGCGCCCCGTTTCGAAGCAGAGCGAAAACAAGGGCAGACGATGA
- a CDS encoding sigma-70 family RNA polymerase sigma factor, whose amino-acid sequence MKSWIEAAIEGKAEAQEQLMKQYRGMALAVARRRLGSMLWAEDVVQEAFAEAFANLGKLDKPEAFPGWFKVIVERQCHRHERRKQHTVVPITELLHVDLDRDSRHNPEEQALLNEKYRSLHDSIDDLPSALSRVVHMFYFQGYSLKEISDALNVSVSALKKRLYDARAKLRHSLPVTDMLNVFNELYEGGKHMLHITNGDHAADRIRQSGIQGEVVAWRELYTFGPVFPDMSKRNERARRADYLEAQLGIPKSEYMKIRELEQKLDSLDRHREVVLWFEYDLYDQTMLSYLLHVLHEKGANQAKLHLLCLDSHPEISRFRGLGQLTPVQIERLSGTWHVIEEEEMEAGRRFWEAYVSPDPQDHARYFLEDKAALPYAQAAFQAHLSRLPSTANGLGMIEQTTLEIVKNGTVHPFDVFQQVSEKLHLLGLGDLQYWAHLRRMADGPHALLHVEGAKAFPNFRQQDESFRFAVLALTELGERVLHGERDGAALWTDEWWIGGIMTGAGKSSDWRWDPEIGALVNIREM is encoded by the coding sequence TTGAAGTCATGGATCGAAGCTGCCATCGAGGGAAAAGCGGAAGCTCAGGAACAATTAATGAAGCAATATCGGGGAATGGCCCTTGCGGTAGCGCGACGCCGGTTGGGGAGCATGCTGTGGGCAGAAGATGTGGTTCAAGAAGCGTTCGCCGAGGCTTTTGCAAACTTGGGTAAACTGGACAAGCCGGAAGCTTTTCCCGGATGGTTCAAAGTCATCGTGGAGAGGCAGTGCCATCGGCACGAAAGACGTAAACAACATACGGTCGTACCGATCACCGAGCTGCTGCATGTGGACTTGGACCGCGACTCGCGGCATAATCCGGAAGAGCAGGCGCTGTTGAACGAAAAATATCGGAGCCTGCATGATTCGATTGACGATTTGCCGTCGGCCTTGAGCAGGGTAGTCCATATGTTTTATTTTCAGGGTTACTCCCTAAAAGAAATCTCGGATGCGCTGAACGTGTCCGTATCGGCTTTGAAAAAAAGACTGTACGATGCCCGGGCAAAGCTTAGGCATTCATTACCCGTAACCGACATGTTAAATGTATTCAATGAACTGTATGAGGGAGGAAAACACATGCTTCATATCACGAACGGGGATCATGCGGCGGATCGAATCCGGCAAAGCGGAATCCAGGGAGAGGTCGTCGCTTGGCGCGAGCTGTATACGTTCGGTCCCGTATTTCCCGATATGAGCAAAAGAAACGAACGAGCACGCCGTGCAGACTATTTGGAAGCGCAATTGGGCATTCCGAAGTCGGAATACATGAAGATTCGAGAGCTGGAACAAAAACTGGATTCGTTGGATCGCCATCGGGAAGTGGTTCTATGGTTTGAATACGATCTATACGACCAGACGATGCTTTCTTATTTGCTGCATGTTCTTCATGAAAAAGGAGCAAATCAGGCGAAACTCCATTTGTTATGCCTGGATTCCCATCCGGAGATTTCCCGTTTTCGGGGACTTGGACAGCTCACGCCCGTGCAGATCGAACGTTTGTCGGGAACTTGGCATGTAATAGAGGAAGAGGAGATGGAGGCCGGACGCCGTTTCTGGGAAGCGTATGTGTCCCCTGATCCACAGGATCATGCCCGGTATTTTCTGGAAGACAAAGCTGCACTCCCATATGCGCAAGCGGCCTTTCAGGCCCATTTGTCGCGACTGCCTTCCACCGCCAACGGGCTTGGAATGATCGAACAGACGACCCTGGAAATCGTGAAAAACGGGACGGTTCATCCATTTGACGTATTCCAGCAAGTTTCCGAGAAACTTCACCTGCTTGGTCTGGGGGATTTACAATATTGGGCACATTTGCGGAGAATGGCTGACGGACCCCATGCTCTGCTGCATGTGGAGGGAGCAAAAGCGTTTCCGAATTTTCGCCAGCAGGACGAATCATTCCGGTTCGCCGTCCTGGCTTTGACGGAGCTGGGTGAAAGGGTGCTGCATGGCGAAAGGGACGGGGCAGCACTCTGGACCGATGAATGGTGGATCGGCGGAATCATGACGGGAGCAGGCAAATCCTCGGATTGGAGATGGGATCCGGAAATTGGCGCTCTCGTGAATATCAGGGAAATGTAA
- a CDS encoding tyrosine-type recombinase/integrase has protein sequence MISEEIQEQYADELEAFHIWMKDAGYTRYTVKSYTGDVAEFLMSIQGKSLEQVKKLHVLSFLSRARERGVSDATRNRKHAAVNCFFKSLIELEVLTNNPASGIKKSKTEKNRAPVFLDEHGLERFLQSVAGKYRTRNLAIFLLMGYMGLRVGEVHALNCQDYNAERRTLDVFGKGRKWRTLPVPEMVADILSQAVKERLAPWREKEEAMFVSQKGKRLSIRSIQLISTETFDRFQQESPSNQRLHYSSHKLRHSFATMMLRRGADLRTVQELLGHASIQTTTVYTHVTSREKEEAMALLDVKLPSFVGE, from the coding sequence ATGATCAGCGAGGAGATTCAGGAGCAATATGCCGACGAGTTGGAGGCTTTTCACATCTGGATGAAGGATGCCGGATATACTCGGTACACGGTAAAATCTTACACAGGCGACGTGGCTGAATTTCTCATGTCCATCCAAGGAAAATCGTTGGAGCAGGTTAAAAAGCTGCATGTGCTGTCCTTTCTGTCCCGTGCCCGCGAACGCGGGGTCAGTGACGCCACGCGTAATCGCAAGCATGCGGCGGTGAACTGTTTCTTCAAGTCTCTGATCGAACTGGAAGTGCTGACCAACAACCCGGCGTCTGGCATCAAAAAGTCGAAGACTGAAAAAAACCGTGCCCCCGTTTTTCTGGACGAGCATGGATTGGAACGTTTTTTGCAATCCGTCGCAGGTAAATACCGGACGCGCAATCTGGCCATTTTCCTGCTGATGGGATATATGGGGCTGCGTGTAGGCGAAGTTCATGCATTGAACTGCCAAGATTACAATGCCGAGCGGCGGACGCTCGACGTATTCGGGAAGGGAAGGAAGTGGCGGACGTTACCCGTGCCCGAAATGGTCGCGGATATACTGTCCCAAGCGGTGAAGGAACGATTGGCTCCTTGGCGTGAAAAGGAAGAGGCGATGTTTGTTTCGCAAAAAGGGAAAAGATTATCCATTCGGAGCATTCAGTTGATTTCAACCGAAACGTTCGACCGTTTCCAGCAGGAATCCCCATCGAATCAGCGTCTGCATTACTCCAGCCATAAGCTGCGGCATTCGTTTGCAACGATGATGCTGCGGCGTGGAGCCGATCTGCGAACAGTTCAGGAGTTGTTGGGTCATGCCTCGATCCAGACGACGACGGTATATACCCACGTCACCAGTCGCGAGAAGGAAGAAGCGATGGCGCTGCTTGACGTCAAGCTTCCTTCGTTTGTCGGCGAGTAG